From a region of the Candidatus Latescibacter sp. genome:
- a CDS encoding type III pantothenate kinase, with protein sequence MIALFDSGNSRLHFACWDGETVRNPLYVPYPETIDLLPATICRLLSSIPDPEWIAACSVSPLYREPLFRILHSQAPGKLVIARTAADLDVRVVYDRPEQYGIDRALAALRAWRLFQKSCVVIDVGTAVTVDAIDHDGTVMGGYIFPGADAMAHALASQTGLPMVSPDMQCRDPGNSTRSCIACGIAGGMAGAVDVLFTKASETVGSGDRVVITGGGGEKLLPLLSFQAEYRPNLVLEGLGLASANLPLYLYE encoded by the coding sequence ATGATCGCACTCTTCGACAGCGGAAATTCCCGATTGCATTTTGCCTGCTGGGATGGTGAAACCGTCCGAAACCCGCTCTATGTGCCTTACCCGGAAACTATCGACCTCTTACCCGCAACGATCTGCCGCCTTCTCTCCTCCATTCCCGATCCGGAGTGGATTGCGGCATGTTCTGTCTCGCCGCTCTACCGTGAACCGCTGTTTCGCATTCTCCATTCCCAGGCGCCCGGGAAACTGGTGATCGCCCGCACCGCCGCTGATCTCGATGTGCGGGTGGTGTATGACCGGCCGGAACAGTACGGAATAGACCGCGCCCTGGCCGCCCTCAGAGCCTGGAGGCTTTTTCAAAAATCCTGCGTGGTGATCGATGTAGGAACTGCTGTAACAGTAGATGCGATTGACCATGACGGCACAGTCATGGGAGGATATATTTTCCCCGGCGCGGACGCTATGGCACATGCGCTTGCCTCACAGACAGGGTTGCCTATGGTATCCCCTGATATGCAGTGCCGTGATCCCGGGAACAGCACCCGGAGCTGTATAGCCTGCGGAATTGCAGGAGGGATGGCCGGGGCGGTTGATGTCCTGTTCACGAAAGCATCCGAAACGGTCGGAAGCGGCGATAGAGTCGTAATTACCGGCGGCGGCGGTGAAAAACTCCTTCCTCTACTCTCTTTTCAGGCAGAATACCGCCCAAATCTGGTTTTAGAAGGATTGGGACTTGCCTCTGCCAATCTGCCTCTTTATCTTTATGAATAA
- a CDS encoding biotin--[acetyl-CoA-carboxylase] ligase, with the protein MLELQGSRIRMLSSSGGDIPWHDLDEISSTMDFAAELVNNGCRSWTVVSALLQTTGRGTKGRNWSSLRGKGLWASIIMPPPVDARKMTGLTVEAGKALAESIHELTGALCEIKDPNDVLIRGRKAAGILIETVIRGEAVLSVILGMGVNISQTEEDFREAWLPDATSLFLETGYTPDRKTLLTSFLNRFRPKYESMTGIT; encoded by the coding sequence ATGTTGGAATTACAGGGCAGCCGTATCAGAATGCTCTCATCTTCCGGGGGAGACATCCCCTGGCATGATCTGGATGAGATTTCATCCACCATGGATTTCGCTGCTGAATTGGTAAATAACGGCTGCCGATCCTGGACTGTGGTCAGCGCCCTCCTGCAGACTACCGGTCGCGGAACAAAGGGGCGGAACTGGTCATCTCTCCGTGGGAAAGGATTGTGGGCGTCGATTATCATGCCGCCGCCCGTTGATGCACGGAAAATGACCGGTTTGACAGTAGAAGCGGGGAAAGCCCTGGCTGAAAGTATTCATGAGCTTACCGGCGCCCTCTGCGAGATCAAAGACCCGAACGATGTGTTAATCCGGGGCCGTAAGGCTGCCGGAATTCTCATCGAAACGGTCATCCGGGGAGAAGCTGTGCTGTCGGTGATTCTGGGCATGGGAGTTAATATTTCTCAGACTGAGGAGGATTTCCGGGAGGCATGGCTGCCCGATGCCACTTCGCTCTTTCTGGAAACCGGTTATACCCCTGACCGTAAGACGCTCCTGACATCGTTCCTTAATCGTTTCCGGCCGAAGTATGAATCGATGACCGGGATAACATGA
- the nadC gene encoding carboxylating nicotinate-nucleotide diphosphorylase → MEKSCAKMTDELIERALSEDLGPGDITTDSTVPAGLVSTAFLFSKEKGVLSGIDVAMNVFHKVDPSLKTKTFYKDGQTINPGHKVADINGSVASILKAERTSLNFLGRMTGIATRTAQYVDLIKGCNAKILDTRKTAPAMRHLDKYSVKVGGGSNHRFGLYDMVLIKDNHIAVSGGIRIAVDRVIEYLNNNRQNYKIEVECKSFDEVLEAAYTPVDIIMLDNMEVTDIQKSVSRVKKIAAELGKTIRLEVSGNISIKNVRAIAETGVDYISIGALTHSVTNHDFSLMFVEL, encoded by the coding sequence ATGGAAAAATCATGCGCGAAGATGACTGATGAGCTCATAGAAAGGGCGCTCTCTGAAGATTTGGGGCCCGGCGATATAACCACCGACTCTACCGTGCCGGCAGGGCTGGTCTCCACCGCTTTCCTTTTCAGCAAGGAAAAAGGAGTTCTATCCGGCATAGATGTGGCCATGAATGTTTTTCACAAAGTCGATCCCTCTCTCAAGACAAAAACATTTTATAAAGATGGGCAGACTATCAATCCGGGACACAAAGTAGCCGATATAAACGGCTCGGTCGCCTCGATTCTGAAAGCAGAGCGTACCTCGCTCAATTTTCTGGGGCGTATGACCGGTATTGCCACCAGAACCGCGCAGTATGTGGATCTTATCAAAGGCTGCAACGCCAAAATCCTCGACACCCGGAAGACGGCTCCCGCCATGCGGCATCTGGATAAATATTCGGTGAAAGTGGGCGGAGGTTCAAACCACCGGTTCGGGCTGTATGACATGGTGCTTATCAAGGACAATCATATCGCTGTTTCCGGGGGTATACGAATTGCAGTGGACCGCGTAATCGAATATTTGAACAACAACCGTCAGAACTACAAAATTGAGGTGGAGTGCAAATCATTTGACGAGGTGCTGGAGGCGGCATATACTCCGGTGGATATCATCATGCTGGATAATATGGAAGTTACCGATATACAAAAATCGGTATCACGTGTTAAAAAAATCGCCGCCGAGCTTGGAAAGACCATACGGCTTGAAGTATCGGGCAATATCAGCATAAAAAATGTCCGGGCGATTGCCGAAACGGGGGTGGATTATATTTCTATCGGCGCCCTGACACACTCGGTTACCAACCATGATTTTTCGCTTATGTTCGTCGAGCTGTAA
- the purN gene encoding phosphoribosylglycinamide formyltransferase — translation MKRLKIGVLASGGGSNLQSIIDRSLDGSLAGDVVLVISNNSSAKAIERARRHGIDSLHISAQSEGSFEAADKRITAELKGHGIDLVVLAGYMKKAGPVLLHAYAGRIINIHPALLPKFGGEGMYGMRVHGAVIAAGERESGATVHLVDNTYDHGPVLSQAKVPVLPGDTPETLQKRVLEKEHEILPRTIQELAENWENK, via the coding sequence ATGAAACGATTGAAAATCGGCGTTCTCGCATCTGGCGGCGGCTCGAATCTGCAGAGTATCATCGACCGCAGCCTCGATGGGTCGCTTGCAGGCGATGTAGTGCTGGTGATTTCCAACAATTCCAGTGCAAAAGCGATCGAGAGAGCGCGCCGGCACGGCATCGACAGTCTCCATATCAGCGCTCAGAGCGAGGGTTCGTTCGAGGCTGCGGACAAAAGAATAACGGCAGAGCTTAAAGGTCACGGTATTGATCTGGTGGTTCTTGCCGGATATATGAAGAAAGCAGGTCCTGTTCTGCTTCATGCTTATGCAGGAAGGATCATCAATATCCACCCGGCGCTTCTCCCCAAATTCGGAGGCGAAGGAATGTATGGAATGCGCGTGCATGGGGCGGTGATTGCGGCGGGTGAGAGAGAGAGCGGTGCAACTGTACATCTGGTAGACAATACGTACGATCATGGGCCGGTACTTTCACAGGCAAAAGTACCGGTTTTGCCCGGCGACACTCCTGAAACACTTCAGAAGAGAGTTCTGGAAAAGGAGCATGAAATTCTTCCGCGAACCATTCAGGAATTAGCTGAGAACTGGGAGAATAAGTGA
- a CDS encoding pitrilysin family protein, translating into MNRSRNAVYMLISLLTVSGLFPLEALAVKRTKLTNDLTILTNPLTTNSIVSVIISLNMGSLYEPDDKAGLFTLMQDTIIKGTKTRASEQIALELESMGTRLSSSTDREYGTIAIQSTSASLYKSLEVLYDIILNASFPGDAVELQKKLQARNILTRRDQPLNRAVELMVEAHYGKHPFHKPLMGYPETIAKLTRDDLVKTYRDIYIPNNMVITAVGNFEEKRLIEDITRALGGLSKGTEPHRVAGEIEVHAAPVENVETRETAASWFALGWSSPVLNDPVYYSMDVLDSITGGSMNSRLFVAIREKRGLAYQVSSFVNARLASGLYVAYIGTKPSTYQEAKKVLLEEIFRMKNEEALPDEITLAKNYLRGMYIMSLESNSGQAAQHGHYEILGLGFEFADDYTRNVERVNAQDIMRVAKKYLTVNYSLGGVLSK; encoded by the coding sequence GTGAATAGAAGCCGCAACGCGGTATACATGCTCATTTCGCTCCTGACAGTGAGCGGATTATTTCCTTTGGAGGCTCTGGCTGTGAAACGAACCAAGCTGACCAACGATCTGACCATATTGACCAATCCCCTGACCACGAACAGCATCGTATCGGTGATTATATCTCTTAACATGGGCAGTTTGTATGAACCTGACGACAAGGCGGGGCTTTTTACCCTCATGCAGGATACCATTATCAAGGGTACAAAAACACGTGCTTCAGAACAGATCGCCCTGGAACTGGAGAGTATGGGTACCCGGTTATCTTCCTCCACCGACCGTGAATATGGAACCATCGCGATACAGTCCACCTCGGCAAGTCTGTACAAAAGTCTGGAAGTGCTCTATGATATTATCCTGAATGCCTCCTTTCCGGGAGATGCAGTGGAACTTCAGAAAAAGCTCCAGGCGCGTAATATCCTCACACGCCGTGATCAGCCCCTGAACAGGGCTGTCGAACTGATGGTGGAGGCTCATTACGGCAAACATCCCTTCCATAAGCCTCTTATGGGATATCCTGAAACCATTGCAAAATTAACCCGGGATGACCTTGTAAAGACGTACCGGGATATTTATATTCCCAATAACATGGTCATCACCGCAGTGGGGAATTTTGAGGAAAAGCGTCTGATTGAAGATATCACCCGGGCGCTGGGCGGACTCTCCAAAGGCACCGAGCCTCACCGGGTCGCCGGTGAAATAGAGGTGCATGCGGCTCCGGTGGAAAATGTCGAAACCCGTGAAACCGCAGCAAGCTGGTTTGCTCTGGGGTGGTCCTCGCCGGTTTTAAACGATCCCGTTTACTACTCTATGGATGTGCTGGATTCCATCACCGGCGGATCGATGAACTCACGGCTTTTTGTGGCCATAAGGGAAAAGAGGGGGCTGGCCTACCAGGTGTCTTCCTTTGTCAATGCCCGTCTGGCGTCCGGGCTTTATGTGGCATATATCGGCACGAAACCTTCCACCTACCAGGAAGCAAAAAAGGTGCTTCTGGAGGAAATTTTTCGCATGAAAAATGAGGAGGCTCTGCCCGATGAGATTACCCTGGCGAAAAATTACCTTCGCGGCATGTATATCATGAGCCTGGAGTCCAATTCCGGACAGGCTGCCCAGCACGGGCATTACGAGATTCTCGGGCTGGGATTCGAGTTTGCCGATGACTATACCCGGAATGTCGAAAGAGTAAATGCTCAAGATATTATGAGGGTGGCTAAAAAATATTTGACCGTGAACTACAGTCTGGGCGGTGTTTTGTCGAAATAA